A part of Pseudomonas sp. HR96 genomic DNA contains:
- a CDS encoding class II 3-deoxy-7-phosphoheptulonate synthase produces the protein MTTQPWSPASWRGLPIEQQPQYPDAAHLAKVEQSLASYPPLVFAGEARELRRQFAEVTEGRAFLLQGGDCAESFAEFSAAKIRDTFKVLLQMAIIMTFAAACPVVKVGRMAGQFAKPRSANDEVINGVTLPAYRGDIVNGIGFDAASRAPDPERLIQAYHQSTATLNLLRAFAQGGFADLHQVHKWNLDFIANSALADKYHQLANRIDETLAFMRACGMDSSPQLRETSFFTAHEALLLNYEEAFVRRDSLTNDYYDCSAHMLWIGDRTRQLGGAHVEFLRGVHNPIGVKVGPSLQPEQLLRLIDVLNPDNDPGRLNLIARMGNGKVGEHLPGLIRAVQREGRKVLWSSDPMHGNTIKASSGYKTRDFAQILGEVKEFFQVHQAEGSHAGGIHIEMTGQNVTECIGGARPITEDGLSDRYHTHCDPRMNADQSLELAFMIAETLKQVRRPS, from the coding sequence GTGACCACCCAACCCTGGAGCCCCGCCAGCTGGCGCGGCTTGCCGATCGAGCAGCAACCGCAGTACCCCGACGCCGCGCACCTGGCCAAGGTTGAACAGAGCCTGGCCAGCTACCCGCCGCTGGTATTCGCCGGGGAAGCCCGCGAGCTGCGTCGCCAATTCGCCGAAGTCACCGAAGGCCGCGCTTTCCTCCTGCAGGGTGGCGACTGCGCGGAGAGCTTTGCCGAGTTCTCGGCGGCGAAGATTCGCGACACCTTCAAGGTGCTGCTACAGATGGCCATTATCATGACCTTTGCCGCTGCCTGCCCGGTAGTCAAGGTCGGGCGCATGGCCGGACAGTTCGCCAAGCCGCGGTCGGCCAACGACGAAGTGATCAACGGCGTGACCCTGCCCGCCTACCGCGGCGACATCGTCAACGGTATCGGCTTCGACGCTGCCAGCCGCGCCCCCGACCCGGAACGCCTGATCCAGGCGTACCACCAGTCCACCGCCACCCTCAATCTCTTGCGGGCGTTCGCGCAAGGCGGCTTTGCCGACCTGCATCAGGTGCACAAGTGGAACCTGGATTTCATCGCCAACTCGGCCCTGGCCGACAAGTATCATCAGTTGGCCAACCGCATCGACGAAACCCTGGCATTCATGCGCGCCTGCGGGATGGACAGCTCGCCGCAGTTGCGCGAGACCTCGTTCTTCACCGCCCACGAGGCTCTGCTGCTCAACTACGAAGAAGCCTTCGTGCGCCGCGACAGCCTCACCAACGACTATTACGACTGCTCGGCGCACATGCTCTGGATCGGGGACCGCACGCGCCAGCTGGGCGGCGCCCACGTCGAGTTCCTGCGTGGAGTGCACAACCCGATCGGGGTCAAGGTCGGCCCGAGCCTGCAGCCCGAGCAGTTGCTGCGCCTGATCGACGTGCTCAACCCGGACAACGACCCGGGCCGCCTCAACCTGATCGCGCGCATGGGCAACGGCAAGGTTGGCGAGCATCTGCCGGGGCTGATTCGCGCCGTGCAGCGCGAAGGCCGCAAAGTGCTGTGGAGCAGCGACCCGATGCACGGCAATACCATCAAGGCCAGCAGCGGCTACAAGACCCGGGATTTCGCGCAGATACTCGGCGAGGTCAAGGAGTTCTTCCAGGTGCACCAGGCCGAGGGCAGCCATGCAGGCGGCATTCATATCGAAATGACCGGGCAGAACGTCACCGAATGCATCGGCGGCGCCCGCCCGATCACCGAGGATGGCCTGTCGGACCGCTACCACACCCACTGCGACCCGCGCATGAACGCCGACCAGTCGCTGGAACTGGCGTTCATGATTGCCGAGACGCTCAAGCAGGTGCGACGCCCGAGCTGA
- a CDS encoding DUF1127 domain-containing protein codes for MKGQKGYALIARPGAVSASIWHHISRWYELARQRRALAKLSESDLKDIGLSRADILQESERHFWDDPLGK; via the coding sequence ATGAAAGGTCAAAAAGGTTATGCACTGATAGCGCGCCCAGGCGCTGTGTCCGCCAGCATCTGGCATCACATCAGCCGCTGGTACGAACTGGCGCGGCAACGCCGGGCGCTGGCGAAACTGTCGGAAAGCGACCTGAAGGATATCGGCCTGAGCCGGGCCGATATCCTTCAGGAAAGCGAGCGCCACTTCTGGGACGACCCGCTGGGCAAGTGA
- a CDS encoding LysR family transcriptional regulator yields MSQYQSIDSEVLRTFVAIADHGGFTRAGESVNRTQSAVSMQMKRLEEDILQRRLFERDGRQVRLTAEGQILLGYARRILKLHSEVFTTLREPHMVGTVRIGTPDDYAMRFLPGILSGFAQAFPLVQVEVHCESSRQLLQRQDLDLTIVTREPGHDVGQLLRQERFVWAEAAGFYPHEQSPMPLAMFNNDCFCRAWACNALDAEQKPYRVAYSSPSLSAIMAVVSVGLAVTAQLQSLIPADMRVLGAAEGLPLLPVANIMLLRNPATQSSMTETLAEHIAEGFRL; encoded by the coding sequence ATGTCCCAGTACCAGAGTATAGACTCCGAAGTGCTGCGCACCTTTGTCGCCATCGCCGACCACGGTGGCTTCACCCGCGCCGGCGAATCGGTCAACCGTACCCAGTCGGCGGTGAGCATGCAGATGAAGCGCCTGGAGGAAGACATCCTGCAGCGCCGCCTGTTCGAGCGCGACGGCCGTCAGGTGCGTTTGACCGCCGAGGGGCAGATCCTGCTGGGCTACGCGCGGCGCATCCTCAAGCTGCACAGCGAGGTGTTCACCACCCTGCGCGAACCGCACATGGTCGGCACCGTGCGCATCGGCACCCCCGACGACTACGCCATGCGCTTTCTGCCCGGCATCCTCTCCGGCTTCGCCCAGGCCTTCCCGCTGGTGCAGGTCGAAGTGCACTGCGAGAGCTCCCGGCAATTGCTGCAACGCCAGGACCTGGACCTGACCATCGTCACCCGCGAACCGGGCCACGACGTCGGCCAGTTGCTGCGCCAGGAGCGCTTCGTCTGGGCCGAGGCGGCCGGCTTCTACCCGCACGAGCAATCGCCCATGCCACTGGCCATGTTCAACAATGATTGTTTCTGCCGGGCCTGGGCCTGCAACGCGCTGGACGCCGAGCAGAAACCGTACCGGGTCGCCTACAGCAGCCCCAGCCTGTCAGCCATCATGGCAGTCGTCAGCGTCGGGCTGGCGGTCACGGCGCAGTTGCAGAGCCTGATCCCTGCCGACATGCGTGTGCTCGGCGCCGCCGAGGGTCTGCCGCTGTTGCCGGTGGCCAATATCATGCTGCTGCGCAACCCCGCCACGCAGTCGTCGATGACCGAAACCCTGGCCGAGCATATCGCCGAGGGTTTCCGCCTCTGA